The stretch of DNA TCGGGTACTGCTCGCTGAACACGGCGGGGGTGTCGGCCGCGACGATGACGGCACGGACGGGGTCGTCTTCGGCGTCGACGGCCTGCTTCTGCAGTGTCAGGAAGCGTCGCGCCGCGCGCACCCAGGCGCGGCCGACGAGCCCGCCGCGCGATCCAAAGGCGTGGTAGATGGCGCCGTTGGAGATGCCGGCCCGCTCCGAAACCGCGCGAATTGTGACCGCCGTGACGCCGCCCTCGACAGCGAGTTGCTCGGCCGCGTCGAGCATTGCGTCGCGGTCATACATCTGCGGCCGGGGCATGACGGCCAAAGTAACAGAGCAGTTGCTCTGTTATCAAATGGGTGCGTGACACGCCGAAGGAATGCGGGCTGTAGCAACCATCGCTGGCGGAAAGTAGTGCTATGGCACATCGGCTGGTCACCGCCTACCGCGAAGGGCGAAAGGCGTTCGGGCATACGCTTCTCAACCCCTACGCGGGGATGGGCGACCGTGCCGTCGCCCGGATGTGGCGGCTGGGTTGGCAACGGGCCGCAGAGGAGAGTCGCGGCATCCCGCCCGAAGCCGAACGCATCGAGCGACTGCGCGCAGAGATCGACGCGCTCCTGGATTAGCGACACCGGACCGAGCACGCCCGAGCCCTACCCAGCCCGCCGACTCAAAGTGCCCGCCCTTTGCGACAATATCGCCGCCCAGCGATCTGTCGCCAAGAGTTGGGCACTGTGGCATGTGTACCTGCGACGGTCAGTGCTGCCTAGCCGACCGCGCGCGAAGCGCCCTCCCAGAACTGCGCGCGCACCGACTTCTTATCCGGCTTGCCCAACGCGGTCACCGGCACCGAGTCGACGACGATCACCTGCTTCGGCGCCTGCACCGACCCCTTGCGGTCCTTGACCGCGGCCTGGATCTCCGCAGTCATCCGAGCCACCGCATCCTCGTCGGACGGCGCGTCGGGCCGCAGCACCACCACAGCCGTCACGGCCTCACCCCACTTCTCGTCCGGGGTGCCGATCACGCATACCTGCGCGACCGAAGGATGCTCTGCCACAACGTCTTCCACCTCACGGGGGAACACGTTGAAGCCGCCGGTGACGATCATGTCCTTGGTCCGGTCAACGATGTAGTAGAAGCCGTCCTCGTCCTCGCGGGCCAAGTCACCGGTGTGCATCCAGCCGTCGCGGAACGTGTCAGCCGTTGCCTCCGGCAGATTCCAGTAACCGCCAGACAACAGCGGGCCAGACACGCAGATCTCGCCAACCTCGCCCTGCGGCACCGGCTTTCCGTCGTCGCCGAGTAGGGCCACGCGACAGAACAACGTCGGCCGCCCGCACGACGTCAACCGCTTCTCGTCATGATCGGCCTTGGCCAAATACGTGATCACCATCGGCGCCTCGGACTGCCCGTAATACTGGGCGAATATCGGGCCGAACCGCCGAATGGCTTCGGCCAGCCGCACCGGGTTCATCGCGGAGGCGCCGTAGTAGACGGTCTCCAGCGACGACAGGTCGCGGGTGTGCGAATCCGGATGATCCATCAGCGCGTAGATCATCGACGGCACCAGCATGGTGGCCGTGATGCGTTGTTCCTCGATCACCCGCAACACCTCGGCCGGGTCGAACTTGGTCAACACCACGAGCTCGCCGCCCTTGACGATCGTCGGCGTGAAGAACGCCGCGCCCGCGTGCGACAGCGGCGTGCACATCAAGAATTTCGGATGCTCGGGCCACTCCCACTCGGCGAGCTGCACCGTGGTCATCGTCGTGATGGACTGCGTCGTGCCGATGACGCCCTTGGGCTTGCCGGTGGTGCCGCCGGTGTAGGTCAGCCCGCCGATGTGGTCCGGCGCCAGGTCCGCGGCCACCAGCGGCTGCGGCGCGTACTTGGCCGCCTCGGCGTTCAAGTCCACGGCGACGACCGCTAGGGCCTCGGGGACCGGTCCGATGGTCAGCACCTGCTTGAGCGACGGCACTTTCTCCAGCAGCCCGAGCGCCCGCTCGATGAACATCGGGTTCGGATCGATGATCAGCGACGTGACCCCGGCGTCGGACAGCACGTATGCGTGATCGTCCAGCGAACCGAGAGGGTGTA from Mycobacterium sp. JS623 encodes:
- a CDS encoding ribosome modulation factor, with the translated sequence MAHRLVTAYREGRKAFGHTLLNPYAGMGDRAVARMWRLGWQRAAEESRGIPPEAERIERLRAEIDALLD
- the fadD8 gene encoding fatty-acid--CoA ligase FadD8, whose protein sequence is MTDELLRHPLHSGHLTVGALKRNKDKPVLFLGDTTLTGGQLADRISQYIQAFEALGAGTGAAVGLLSLNRPEVLMIIGAGQTQGYRRTALHPLGSLDDHAYVLSDAGVTSLIIDPNPMFIERALGLLEKVPSLKQVLTIGPVPEALAVVAVDLNAEAAKYAPQPLVAADLAPDHIGGLTYTGGTTGKPKGVIGTTQSITTMTTVQLAEWEWPEHPKFLMCTPLSHAGAAFFTPTIVKGGELVVLTKFDPAEVLRVIEEQRITATMLVPSMIYALMDHPDSHTRDLSSLETVYYGASAMNPVRLAEAIRRFGPIFAQYYGQSEAPMVITYLAKADHDEKRLTSCGRPTLFCRVALLGDDGKPVPQGEVGEICVSGPLLSGGYWNLPEATADTFRDGWMHTGDLAREDEDGFYYIVDRTKDMIVTGGFNVFPREVEDVVAEHPSVAQVCVIGTPDEKWGEAVTAVVVLRPDAPSDEDAVARMTAEIQAAVKDRKGSVQAPKQVIVVDSVPVTALGKPDKKSVRAQFWEGASRAVG